A portion of the Cryptomeria japonica chromosome 5, Sugi_1.0, whole genome shotgun sequence genome contains these proteins:
- the LOC131042223 gene encoding G-type lectin S-receptor-like serine/threonine-protein kinase At2g19130, with product MIFAVTVLIIVSNCHALSTGTDSGDSLLLGASLFGNQTIISQNGTFELGFFSPNGSNNWYLGIWYAILSKEAVVWVANRESPAKNKPGVLKLSKQGNLGLFDAEGTSLWSANVSNKPSRAVLLDSGNFLMLSNYNESETLWQSFDFPVDTVLPGMWLSEQQKLISWKNSMDPAPGLFSIQLDPSGAREFVLTWNNSVQYWKSGTWDGKIFSGLPELVNGDLYNISHKSTSSGLYFSYTVLKLVSCFLKLNSGAIQIFCLYDKPKPIMVVSRPRDQCDVYGVCGAYGSCNSNNLQFCSCMGGFSPADKRAWDSHDWWSSGCVRQSPLNCSTQKGSPDKFIDSGVTLPDDSASSYPAPTKEDCQKACLRNCSCTAFTFNSPSGPCKIWSGDLLNIQNSRSTISIRVAASALPKLHKPPSSKLKTIIIVSALTLALIIFLFLMWQRYRLRQPMDTIEDSSGPSLRTFSYKELKIATRNFRSKLGSGGFGSVFKGSLPDGTLVAVKKLEGSKQQDKQFRAEISSLGSIQHGNLIRLRGFCAEGSKRLLVYDYMPNGSLNSLLFKSKPKVHDWKTRFQIALGFLDESNSRSKPKVLDWKIRFQIALGTARDFGLSKLVGRDFSNVLTTTRGTRGYLAPEWISGLPITSKVDVYSFGITLLEIISGRRSLDLNVQDSSQYYFPAWAAAQICQGKMINIVDESVAAEADVEEVRRASVVGLLCIEREEEGRPSMEQVVRMLEGKMEPQTPQMLNSAFVDNQVNRTETDSDSNDSVVE from the exons ATGATCTTCGCTGTTACTGTACTAATTATAGTTTCCAATTGTCATGCGTTATCTACTGGTACTGATAGCGGAGACTCGCTTCTCTTGGGCGCCTCGCTTTTTGGAAATCAGACAATAATATCACAGAATGGCACGTTTGAATTGGGATTTTTCAGCCCAAACGGAAGCAATAACTGGTATCTTGGCATCTGGTATGCTATATTATCAAAGGAGGCCGTTGTTTGGGTGGCTAATAGGGAGAGCCCGGCAAAAAACAAGCCTGGCGTTTTGAAGCTGTCAAAACAAGGTAATCTGGGACTTTTTGATGCAGAGGGCACGTCTCTTTGGTCGGCCAATGTATCGAACAAGCCGTCGCGGGCTGTGCTGTTAGATTCTGGTAATTTTTTGATGCTGAGCAACTACAATGAATCTGAGACTCTTTGGCAGAGTTTCGACTTTCCTGTAGATACCGTGTTGCCCGGGATGTGGCTCAGTGAACAGCAAAAGTTAATCAGTTGGAAAAACTCAATGGATCCCGCTCCTGGGCTTTTCTCCATTCAGTTGGATCCATCTGGAGCTAGAGAATTCGTGCTAACATGGAACAATTCTGTTCAGTATTGGAAGAGTGGAACTTGGGACGGGAAAATTTTCAGTGGGCTTCCTGAACTGGTAAATGGAGACTTGTACAATATCAGCCATAAAAGTACTAGCTCTGGTTTGTATTTTAGTTATACAGTGCTGAAGTTGGTCTCATGTTTTCTAAAACTAAATTCCGGAGCAATACAAATATTTTGTTTGTATGATAAACCTAAACCAATCATGGTAGTGAGTCGCCCCAGAGATCAATGCGACGTATATGGTGTTTGTGGCGCTTATGGAAGCTGTAACTCCAACAATCTTCAGTTCTGCAGCTGCATGGGAGGTTTCTCACCGGCAGACAAGCGTGCCTGGGACTCACATGACTGGTGGTCAAGTGGCTGTGTTCGGCAGAGCCCATTAAACTGCAGTACCCAAAAAGGCAGCCCTGACAAATTTATCGACTCTGGTGTAACGTTGCCTGATGATTCAGCTTCGTCATACCCTGCACCCACAAAGGAAGATTGCCAGAAAGCCTGCCTCCGCAACTGCTCGTGCACTGCGTTTACTTTCAATTCTCCTTCAGGACCCTGCAAAATCTGGTCAGGAGATTTGCTAAACATCCAAAACAGCAGATCGACTATCTCCATTCGAGTGGCTGCCTCTGCACTTCCAAAGCTTCATAAACCACCGTCCTCCAAACTGAAAACCATAATTATTGTGAGTGCTCTCACCCTCGCTTtgattatctttttatttttaatgTGGCAAAGGTATCGGCTACGACAACCAATGGACACAATTGAAGATTCCTCAGGCCCTTCACTTAGAACGTTTAGCTACAAGGAGTTGAAGATTGCAACAAGGAATTTTAGGTCTAAGTTGGGGAGCGGAGGATTCGGCTCAGTGTTCAAAGGATCTCTACCAGACGGCACGCTTGTGGCCGTAAAGAAATTGGAAGGTTCAAAACAACAAGATAAGCAATTTCGAGCGGAAATCAGTTCTCTTGGCAGCATACAACATGGGAATTTGATCAGGCTTCGAGGGTTTTGTGCTGAAGGATCCAAAAGGTTGTTGGTTTATGATTACATGCCCAATGGCTCTCTAAATTCCTTGCTGTTCAAAAGTAAACCAAAGGTACACGACTGGAAGACCCGATTCCAGATCGCTTTAGGCTTTCTCGATGAAAGTAACTCCAGAAGTAAACCAAAGGTACTCGACTGGAAGATCCGATTCCAGATCGCTTTAGGGACTGCACGAG ATTTTGGGTTGTCAAAGCTTGTGGGTAGAGATTTCAGCAACGTACTAACAACAACAAGAGGAACGAGAGGGTATTTGGCTCCTGAGTGGATCTCCGGTCTTCCCATCACTTCCAAAGTTGATGTGTACAGTTTTGGTATAACGCTCTTGGAAATAATTTCTGGCCGAAGAAGTCTGGATTTAAACGTGCAAGATTCAAGTCAGTATTACTTTCCCGCATGGGCTGCAGCCCAAATTTGCCAGGGGAAGATGATTAATATTGTGGACGAAAGTGTTGCAGCGGAGGcagatgttgaagaggtgagaagagCAAGCGTTGTAGGGTTATTATGCATAGAAAGGGAGGAGGAGGGGAGGCCAAGCATGGAACAAGTAGTGCGGATGCTGGAAGGGAAGATGGAACCTCAAACTCCGCAGATGCTGAATTCTGCATTCGTAGATAACCAAGTCAACCGAACCGAGACTGATAGCGATAGCAATGACAGTGTTGTAGAATAA